In a genomic window of Brockia lithotrophica:
- the flhA gene encoding flagellar biosynthesis protein FlhA, whose amino-acid sequence MVFAELRGIGFYLAVLGAVLLMVVPVPPPVLDVLVLFNFSLAITVLLVAMQVERPLFFSSFPTVLLLATLFRLAVNIATTRSILARMNGGTVIHTFGDFVVGGEPVVGFIVFLILVLVQYLVITKGAERVAEVAARFTLDALPGKQMSIDADLSSGLIGEEEARRRRRELQREADFYGAMDGASKFVRGEAIAALVILFINVLGGFLIGMLVHGKTFQESLHIYTVLSVGEGLVQQIPALFVSAATGILLTRSAGDARLDAVLAREFLAFPRNFYLVALILLALGLFTPIPFVLPAALAFLFFAVARRMERRTREEATPQEVEEKQERALWTPEGTLEVLTYDPVEFEFGYGLVPLVDPKHGGDFLERILLIRRQLALELGFVVPTVRVRDNLALPQNRYVVKIHGGRVGEGEVYPDRLLAVGVGEAEARELGGLATKDPTFGLPAAWIPPEARSAAEDRGYTVVDASTVLATHFTEILRRHAHELLGREETRALLDHVKKTHPTLVQDLVPGTLTLTEVQKVLRNLLKEGIPIRNLVTVLEVLTEYAPRTKNPDELTEHVRQALARVITERYAPEGELKVIHFAAEAEERLLGALRARDGSPTLLLPPEDVERLYRSLGDALRRSEALGVRPVLLTSPAVRRAVRELVERVFPDLPVLSYAELLPDVRVEGVSVIAI is encoded by the coding sequence ATGGTGTTTGCCGAGCTCCGCGGCATCGGGTTTTACCTCGCCGTATTGGGCGCCGTGCTCCTCATGGTCGTCCCCGTGCCGCCGCCCGTGCTCGACGTGCTCGTCCTCTTCAACTTTTCCCTGGCGATCACCGTCCTCCTCGTCGCCATGCAGGTGGAACGGCCGCTCTTCTTTAGCTCCTTTCCCACCGTCCTCCTCCTCGCCACCCTCTTCCGCCTCGCCGTAAACATCGCCACCACGCGCTCCATCCTCGCCCGGATGAACGGTGGCACGGTGATCCACACCTTTGGCGATTTCGTCGTCGGCGGCGAGCCGGTCGTGGGGTTCATCGTCTTTCTCATCCTCGTCCTCGTCCAGTACCTCGTGATCACGAAGGGCGCCGAACGCGTGGCAGAGGTCGCCGCCCGCTTCACGCTCGACGCCCTCCCCGGAAAGCAGATGAGCATCGACGCCGATCTCTCTTCCGGTCTCATCGGCGAAGAGGAGGCGCGGCGTAGGCGCCGGGAGCTCCAGCGCGAAGCCGACTTTTACGGCGCGATGGACGGGGCGAGCAAGTTTGTGCGCGGAGAGGCCATCGCCGCCCTCGTGATCCTCTTCATCAACGTGTTGGGCGGGTTCCTCATCGGCATGCTCGTCCACGGAAAGACCTTTCAGGAATCCCTCCACATCTACACCGTGCTTTCCGTCGGCGAGGGGCTCGTCCAGCAGATCCCCGCCCTCTTCGTCTCTGCCGCCACGGGAATTCTCCTCACGCGATCTGCGGGAGACGCGCGCCTCGACGCGGTGCTCGCCCGCGAGTTTCTCGCCTTTCCCCGGAACTTCTACCTCGTGGCCCTCATCCTTCTCGCCCTGGGCCTCTTTACCCCGATCCCCTTCGTACTCCCTGCGGCCCTTGCCTTCCTCTTTTTTGCCGTCGCCCGGCGCATGGAACGCCGAACGCGCGAGGAGGCCACACCCCAGGAGGTCGAGGAAAAGCAGGAACGCGCGCTTTGGACGCCCGAGGGTACGCTCGAGGTGCTCACGTACGATCCCGTGGAGTTCGAGTTTGGCTACGGCCTCGTGCCCTTGGTGGATCCGAAGCACGGCGGGGATTTCCTCGAGCGGATCCTGCTCATTCGCCGCCAGCTGGCGCTCGAGCTCGGATTCGTCGTTCCCACGGTCCGCGTGCGGGACAACCTCGCCCTCCCGCAGAACCGCTACGTCGTAAAGATCCACGGCGGGCGTGTGGGTGAAGGGGAGGTGTATCCCGATCGCCTCCTCGCCGTGGGCGTCGGCGAGGCGGAGGCACGGGAATTGGGAGGACTCGCCACGAAAGACCCGACGTTCGGACTTCCGGCGGCGTGGATCCCCCCCGAAGCGCGTTCCGCGGCGGAGGACCGAGGGTATACCGTGGTGGACGCCTCGACGGTTCTCGCCACGCACTTTACGGAGATCCTCCGGCGCCACGCCCACGAACTCCTCGGCCGCGAGGAGACGCGCGCGCTCCTCGACCACGTGAAAAAGACGCACCCCACGCTCGTCCAAGACCTCGTCCCAGGAACCCTCACCCTCACGGAAGTGCAAAAGGTCCTGCGCAACTTGCTCAAGGAGGGCATCCCCATCCGCAACCTCGTCACCGTGCTCGAGGTGCTCACGGAGTACGCGCCGCGGACGAAAAATCCGGACGAACTCACGGAACACGTGCGTCAGGCGCTCGCCCGCGTGATCACGGAACGCTACGCGCCGGAAGGGGAGCTCAAGGTGATCCACTTTGCCGCCGAGGCAGAGGAGCGCCTCCTCGGGGCGCTGCGCGCGCGCGACGGTTCGCCGACGCTTCTCTTGCCTCCGGAAGACGTAGAACGCCTCTACCGTTCTCTGGGCGACGCCCTTCGGCGGAGCGAGGCGCTCGGCGTTCGCCCGGTTCTCCTCACGTCTCCGGCGGTGCGTCGGGCCGTTCGGGAGCTCGTGGAGCGCGTCTTTCCCGACCTTCCGGTTCTCTCGTATGCCGAACTTCTCCCCGACGTGCGCGTCGAGGGGGTAAGCGTGATTGCGATCTAG
- a CDS encoding chemotaxis protein CheA — protein sequence MDDFDLSQYLALFLEESRENLDALNEGLLRLEREPENLGVVADLFRAAHTLKGMAATMGFEAIAALTHELEDVLDLVRSGRRTVDSALVDVLFRAVDTLGAMLDAVTREGKDDIPHADVLQQLRLLREGEDPAAAPPPIAEEGPSGSDFPEVPASSFPPYVQVVVREALRKGYGVYRLDVELVPDALLKSARAFLVYRTAEEYGEVLHTDPSVEDIEEERMGTAFSLLIATSAPPEELRRSVANVSEVASVVISRVIAEGAQEDDAPARKDDRAPESGGSGPTSPEESGAPRDSLPERKERGPSSEGREKLAQRRILRVDAERLDKLMNLFSELVIDRGRLELLARESGNVELQEVVEHMYRVMGELQMLVLGIRMVPLEQIFHRFPRMVRDLARELGKEVEFVTRGEETELDRTVIDEIGDPLVHLLRNAVDHGIETPEERRAAGKPPVGRIELVAYPSGSHVYIEVQDDGRGISREKVLRKAIARGFVRPEEAEALDEEAVYQFLFYPGFTTKDDVSDVSGRGVGLDAVKNKIESLGGNVSVFSREGRGTLFRIQLPLTLSILTTMLVGVEGETYAIPVGAIVESLRVRPEEVRTVGGQPVVLVRDRLVPLVDLAAHFGLRSPGESRAPDEEGERLVVVIRRGERFVGLVVDRFFGQQEVVLKPLGSYLAHIPTFSGATILGDGQIALILEPAAFFAH from the coding sequence ATGGACGACTTTGACCTTTCTCAGTACCTCGCCCTCTTTCTCGAAGAAAGCCGCGAAAACCTCGACGCGCTCAACGAAGGGCTCCTCCGCCTCGAGCGCGAGCCGGAAAACCTCGGGGTCGTCGCCGACCTCTTCCGCGCCGCCCATACCCTCAAGGGAATGGCCGCGACCATGGGGTTCGAGGCGATCGCCGCGCTCACCCACGAGCTCGAAGACGTCCTCGACCTCGTGCGCTCCGGGCGGCGGACGGTGGATTCTGCACTCGTGGACGTCCTCTTCCGCGCCGTAGACACCCTCGGCGCGATGCTCGACGCCGTTACCCGAGAAGGGAAGGACGACATTCCCCACGCCGACGTCCTCCAGCAGCTGCGCCTCCTTCGCGAAGGAGAAGATCCCGCCGCCGCACCCCCGCCCATCGCCGAAGAGGGACCTTCGGGTTCGGACTTTCCCGAAGTTCCTGCGAGCTCCTTTCCTCCGTACGTCCAGGTCGTCGTCCGCGAGGCGCTCCGCAAAGGGTACGGTGTCTACCGGCTGGACGTCGAGCTCGTTCCGGATGCCCTTTTGAAGTCCGCCCGAGCCTTTCTCGTCTACCGTACGGCGGAGGAGTACGGCGAGGTGCTCCATACGGACCCTTCCGTGGAGGACATCGAGGAGGAGCGAATGGGGACGGCCTTTTCCCTCCTCATCGCCACCTCCGCCCCTCCCGAGGAGCTCCGCCGAAGCGTGGCCAACGTCTCGGAGGTCGCTTCCGTGGTCATCTCTAGGGTGATCGCGGAGGGAGCCCAAGAAGACGATGCGCCTGCCCGCAAAGACGACCGCGCCCCGGAGTCCGGCGGATCCGGTCCAACTTCTCCGGAGGAAAGCGGCGCACCCCGGGATTCCCTACCCGAGCGGAAGGAGCGAGGGCCTTCCTCCGAAGGGCGGGAAAAGCTCGCGCAGCGGCGCATCCTGCGCGTGGACGCCGAGCGGTTGGACAAGCTCATGAACCTCTTCAGCGAGCTCGTGATCGACCGAGGCCGCCTCGAACTTCTCGCCCGCGAGTCGGGAAACGTGGAACTCCAAGAGGTCGTCGAGCACATGTACCGCGTGATGGGCGAGCTGCAAATGCTCGTCCTGGGGATTCGCATGGTCCCCCTCGAGCAGATTTTCCACCGTTTTCCGCGCATGGTGCGCGATCTAGCAAGAGAATTGGGGAAAGAAGTCGAATTTGTAACGAGAGGGGAGGAGACGGAGCTCGACCGTACGGTGATCGACGAGATCGGCGATCCCCTCGTGCACCTCTTGCGGAATGCCGTAGACCACGGGATCGAAACCCCGGAGGAACGGCGTGCGGCAGGGAAGCCCCCGGTGGGCCGCATCGAGCTCGTGGCTTACCCTTCGGGAAGCCACGTCTACATCGAGGTGCAGGACGACGGCCGCGGAATTTCCCGGGAAAAGGTCTTGCGCAAGGCGATTGCGCGGGGCTTCGTCCGCCCCGAGGAGGCGGAGGCGCTGGACGAAGAGGCGGTCTACCAGTTCCTCTTTTACCCCGGATTTACGACAAAAGACGACGTAAGCGACGTCTCCGGACGCGGGGTCGGCCTCGACGCGGTAAAGAACAAGATCGAATCCCTCGGCGGAAACGTGAGCGTCTTTTCCCGCGAGGGCCGCGGTACGCTCTTCCGCATTCAGCTCCCCCTCACGTTGTCGATCCTCACGACGATGCTCGTCGGCGTCGAAGGGGAGACCTACGCGATTCCCGTGGGTGCCATTGTCGAGAGCCTGCGCGTGCGCCCCGAAGAGGTGCGGACCGTGGGGGGACAACCGGTCGTCCTCGTTCGCGACCGTCTCGTCCCCCTCGTCGACCTCGCCGCGCACTTCGGACTCCGGTCTCCCGGGGAGTCGCGCGCACCTGATGAGGAGGGAGAGCGCCTGGTCGTTGTCATCCGCCGCGGCGAACGCTTCGTCGGGCTCGTGGTCGACCGCTTCTTCGGACAGCAGGAGGTGGTCCTCAAGCCCCTCGGCAGCTACCTCGCCCACATCCCCACGTTTTCTGGGGCGACGATCCTCGGCGACGGCCAAATCGCCCTCATCCTCGAACCGGCAGCCTTTTTCGCCCACTAA
- a CDS encoding chemotaxis protein CheW, with protein sequence MELLRTEGKEGRERESKFVFFRLGSEMYGVDVRYVRSIERLGAVTRVPHSPPYVRGVMNLRGSVIPLVDLRLRLGLPAGETSERTRVLIVNLGDKEIGYIVDEANDVRDLTEASVEPTPEVAKTERARYLAGVARIGEELVLLLDLTRILNEEETQELEEMR encoded by the coding sequence ATGGAACTGTTGCGCACGGAGGGCAAGGAAGGACGCGAGCGAGAGTCGAAATTTGTCTTCTTCCGTCTCGGGAGCGAGATGTACGGCGTCGACGTGCGGTATGTCCGGTCCATCGAACGATTGGGGGCCGTGACGCGCGTCCCCCACTCCCCACCGTACGTGCGCGGCGTGATGAACTTGCGGGGTTCCGTGATCCCCCTCGTCGACCTCCGCCTTCGTCTCGGGTTGCCAGCGGGGGAGACGAGCGAGCGGACACGCGTGCTCATCGTGAACCTCGGCGACAAGGAGATCGGCTACATCGTCGATGAAGCCAACGACGTGCGTGACCTCACAGAGGCGTCCGTAGAGCCCACGCCTGAGGTGGCGAAGACGGAGCGCGCCCGGTACCTTGCGGGTGTGGCGCGCATCGGAGAGGAGCTCGTCCTCCTCCTCGACCTCACGCGCATCCTGAACGAAGAAGAAACGCAGGAGTTGGAGGAGATGCGATGA
- a CDS encoding chemotaxis protein CheC, with protein sequence MTTGRYPPLALDALREIFNIGAHHAARALGELLQVTVRISVPTLREVDFAEVDALVGGEEPRVGAYLRFQGDLEGSLFFLLSPRDARALARRMTMLLAGSTEVRTDRANGKEGDFTELEWSALAEIGNILAGNFVATLFSFTSLEMRMSVPGLAYDYALAILAEGMLAVGESADEILLGDARLSAGEQEIRGELVFLPHPRSVDVLLAALAVDGK encoded by the coding sequence ATGACCACCGGACGCTATCCCCCGCTGGCGCTGGACGCCCTTCGGGAGATCTTCAACATCGGGGCGCATCACGCCGCGCGGGCATTGGGGGAACTCCTGCAGGTCACCGTGCGGATTTCCGTCCCCACCTTGCGCGAGGTGGACTTTGCGGAGGTCGATGCGCTTGTCGGGGGCGAAGAGCCGCGCGTCGGGGCATACCTCCGCTTTCAGGGGGATCTGGAAGGGAGCCTCTTTTTCCTCCTCTCTCCTCGGGACGCCCGCGCGCTCGCGCGGCGCATGACGATGCTCCTCGCAGGGAGTACGGAAGTTCGCACAGATCGCGCAAACGGAAAAGAGGGGGACTTTACGGAACTCGAGTGGAGCGCGTTGGCGGAGATCGGCAACATCCTCGCGGGGAACTTCGTTGCCACCCTCTTTTCCTTCACCTCGCTCGAAATGCGGATGAGCGTGCCCGGCCTCGCGTACGACTACGCCCTTGCCATCCTCGCCGAGGGGATGCTCGCCGTCGGGGAGAGCGCAGACGAGATCCTCCTGGGCGATGCCCGCCTGAGTGCCGGAGAGCAGGAAATTCGCGGGGAGCTCGTCTTCCTCCCGCATCCTCGCTCCGTGGACGTGCTCCTCGCCGCCCTCGCGGTGGACGGGAAATGA
- a CDS encoding chemotaxis protein CheD — MVIHVPIAHMAVARPPAKLRTTGLGSCVGVVLYDPWARVAGMAHIMLPQATEGREGPPAKFADTGIPELVRRIEEAGGVRRRLRAKIAGGANMFPQLSNDFFRIGEKNVLAVKAALQELRIPVEAEDVGGTVGRTIEFDPESGKLTVWTIRGEVAVF; from the coding sequence ATGGTGATTCACGTACCCATCGCCCACATGGCGGTGGCCCGTCCTCCCGCCAAGCTGCGAACGACGGGACTAGGGTCTTGTGTAGGGGTTGTCCTGTACGATCCATGGGCCCGCGTCGCCGGCATGGCGCACATCATGCTCCCCCAGGCGACCGAAGGACGCGAAGGCCCCCCTGCCAAGTTTGCCGACACGGGGATCCCCGAACTCGTGCGGCGCATCGAAGAGGCGGGCGGCGTGCGTCGTCGGCTTCGGGCCAAGATCGCCGGAGGGGCGAACATGTTTCCCCAGCTCTCCAACGACTTCTTTCGCATCGGGGAAAAGAACGTGCTCGCCGTGAAGGCGGCTCTGCAGGAACTCCGAATTCCCGTGGAAGCGGAGGACGTGGGAGGGACTGTGGGACGGACGATCGAGTTCGACCCGGAGAGCGGAAAGCTCACGGTTTGGACCATTCGGGGGGAAGTAGCGGTGTTTTGA
- a CDS encoding FliA/WhiG family RNA polymerase sigma factor — MGDSILEERSEERILWERYRRTKDVRTEEELVRRFLPLVDRVVGRVASRLPSFVSQEELRSYGYVGLLEAVRKFEPDRGISFSTYAMWRIRGAIYDGLRDLDPYTRSLREKSKKIEEVQSLLEQKHLRRVGDEEIASEANLSLREVARLRREEPEGSFPELEDDEGQKLPLPWSDPNAPLPEEDVERNELRDELARAIEGLPERERLILSLFYYEGLKFHEIADLLGLSPSRISQLHGRALARLRPLLERYLEGR; from the coding sequence GTGGGGGATTCCATCCTGGAGGAGCGGAGCGAGGAGCGGATCCTTTGGGAGCGCTACAGGCGCACGAAAGACGTTCGGACGGAAGAGGAGCTCGTACGCCGCTTCCTGCCGCTCGTAGATCGCGTCGTGGGTCGGGTGGCGTCGCGGCTTCCCTCGTTCGTGAGCCAAGAAGAGCTCCGGAGCTACGGGTACGTGGGGCTCCTCGAGGCCGTCCGCAAATTCGAACCCGATCGGGGGATTTCCTTTTCCACCTACGCGATGTGGCGCATCCGCGGGGCCATTTACGACGGCCTCAGGGATCTCGATCCCTACACGCGCTCCCTGCGCGAAAAGAGCAAGAAGATCGAGGAAGTCCAATCCCTCCTCGAGCAAAAGCACCTCCGGCGCGTGGGCGACGAGGAAATCGCTTCAGAGGCGAACCTCTCCCTTCGCGAGGTGGCGCGCCTGCGCCGCGAGGAACCGGAAGGTTCTTTCCCGGAGCTCGAGGACGACGAAGGGCAAAAGCTCCCCCTGCCGTGGTCGGATCCCAACGCCCCCCTCCCCGAGGAAGATGTCGAGAGGAACGAGCTCCGGGACGAGCTCGCCCGGGCCATCGAAGGACTTCCCGAGCGCGAGCGGCTCATCCTTTCCCTCTTTTACTACGAAGGACTCAAGTTCCACGAAATTGCCGACCTTCTGGGCCTTTCTCCTTCGCGGATTTCCCAGCTCCACGGGCGCGCCCTCGCCCGCCTGCGCCCCCTCTTGGAGCGCTATCTAGAAGGCAGGTGA
- the rpsB gene encoding 30S ribosomal protein S2, with amino-acid sequence MAVVSMKQLLEAGVHFGHQTRRWNPKMARYIFTERNGIYIIDLQKTMKLLEEAYRFLRDVAAEGGDILFVGTKKQAQEAIREEAERAGVFYVNHRWLGGTLTNFQTIQKRIARLHELERMEEDGTFDVLPKKEVILLRKEKERLERFLGGIKTMKRLPDAMYVVDPRKERIAVSEARRLGIPVVAIVDTNCDPDEVDYVIPGNDDAIRAIRLITSKMADAVLEGRRGLTPEAAGKPAQAAEEPAAEEDVQIDEAFFARPEGDAEV; translated from the coding sequence ATGGCCGTCGTATCCATGAAGCAGCTGTTGGAAGCCGGAGTGCACTTTGGCCATCAGACGCGCCGCTGGAACCCCAAGATGGCGCGCTACATCTTCACCGAGCGAAACGGGATCTACATCATCGACCTGCAGAAGACGATGAAGCTCCTGGAGGAGGCCTACCGCTTTCTCCGCGACGTCGCGGCGGAAGGGGGAGACATCCTCTTCGTAGGTACGAAGAAGCAGGCGCAGGAGGCCATCCGGGAGGAGGCCGAGCGGGCTGGCGTGTTTTACGTAAACCACCGCTGGCTCGGGGGCACACTCACGAACTTTCAGACGATCCAAAAGCGCATCGCCCGACTTCATGAACTCGAGCGGATGGAGGAGGACGGCACGTTCGACGTCCTTCCGAAAAAGGAGGTCATCCTCCTTCGCAAGGAAAAGGAGCGCCTCGAGCGTTTCCTCGGCGGGATCAAGACGATGAAGCGGCTTCCGGACGCGATGTACGTCGTCGATCCGCGGAAAGAGCGCATTGCCGTGTCGGAGGCGCGCCGCCTGGGGATTCCCGTGGTCGCCATCGTGGATACGAACTGCGATCCTGACGAGGTCGATTACGTCATCCCCGGAAACGACGACGCGATTCGCGCCATCCGCCTCATCACGTCGAAGATGGCCGATGCCGTCCTCGAGGGGCGCCGCGGACTCACCCCCGAAGCGGCGGGGAAACCCGCGCAGGCCGCGGAGGAACCCGCCGCCGAGGAGGACGTGCAGATCGACGAGGCGTTTTTTGCCCGGCCGGAAGGCGACGCCGAAGTTTGA
- the tsf gene encoding translation elongation factor Ts, producing MTVRADQIKELRERTGAGFLDCKKALEEAGGDMERAIQILREKGKAQAAKKAGRIAAEGVVEAYIHAGGRIGVLVEVNCETDFVAKTEIFRQFAREIAMQIAAFKPRYVRREDVPAEVIERERAIYLEQAKNEGKPENIAARIAEGKLENFFKEVVLLEQPYIRDANRTVKDLLEETIAKTGEKVDIRRFVRYELGEGIERETKDFAQEVMSQLGREG from the coding sequence GTGACCGTACGCGCCGATCAGATCAAGGAGCTTCGCGAACGCACAGGCGCCGGGTTTCTCGACTGCAAAAAGGCGCTCGAAGAAGCAGGCGGAGACATGGAGCGCGCCATACAGATCCTGCGCGAGAAGGGGAAGGCGCAGGCGGCAAAGAAGGCGGGCCGCATTGCCGCCGAAGGCGTCGTCGAGGCGTACATCCACGCCGGCGGGCGCATTGGCGTCCTCGTGGAGGTGAACTGCGAAACGGACTTCGTCGCCAAGACGGAGATTTTCCGGCAGTTCGCCCGGGAGATCGCCATGCAGATTGCGGCCTTTAAGCCGCGTTACGTGCGGCGCGAGGACGTCCCCGCGGAGGTCATCGAACGGGAAAGGGCGATCTACCTCGAACAGGCCAAGAACGAAGGAAAGCCGGAGAACATCGCCGCCCGCATCGCCGAAGGCAAGCTGGAAAACTTCTTCAAGGAGGTCGTCCTCCTCGAACAGCCGTACATTCGCGACGCAAACCGCACGGTAAAGGACCTGCTCGAGGAGACGATCGCCAAGACGGGCGAGAAGGTGGACATCCGCCGCTTCGTCCGCTACGAGCTGGGCGAGGGGATCGAGCGGGAGACCAAGGACTTCGCCCAGGAAGTGATGTCGCAGTTGGGCCGTGAAGGGTGA
- the pyrH gene encoding UMP kinase codes for MGEEERKGTPKFRRVVLKLSGEALAGEKGFGIDPDVLTAVAEEIRSARDLGVEIAVVVGGGNFWRGLKGAARGIDRATSDYMGMLATVLNALALQDALERLGVPTRVQTSIEMREVAEPYIRRRAIRHLEKGRVVIFAAGTGNPYFSTDTTAALRAAEIEADVILMGKNRVDGVYSADPAVDPTAQKYDRLTYLDLLNKKLGVMDSTASSLSMDTKIPIIVFNLLTPGNIRRILLGEEIGTFIGGDGDVRRSS; via the coding sequence GTGGGGGAGGAAGAGCGCAAAGGGACGCCGAAGTTTCGCCGCGTCGTTCTCAAGCTGAGCGGAGAAGCTCTGGCCGGGGAAAAGGGCTTCGGCATCGACCCCGACGTGCTCACCGCCGTGGCGGAGGAAATCCGCAGCGCGCGGGATCTCGGGGTAGAGATCGCCGTCGTCGTCGGCGGGGGAAACTTCTGGCGAGGGCTTAAGGGCGCGGCCCGCGGGATCGACCGGGCGACCTCGGACTACATGGGGATGCTCGCGACCGTGCTCAACGCCCTCGCGCTGCAGGACGCCTTGGAGCGCCTCGGCGTGCCCACCCGTGTGCAGACCTCCATTGAGATGCGCGAGGTGGCGGAACCGTACATTCGCCGGCGGGCGATTCGCCACCTCGAAAAGGGCCGCGTCGTGATCTTCGCCGCAGGTACGGGGAATCCCTACTTTTCCACGGATACCACCGCGGCGCTGCGCGCGGCGGAAATCGAGGCCGACGTGATCCTCATGGGGAAGAACCGGGTAGACGGGGTGTACTCCGCCGATCCGGCGGTGGATCCGACGGCGCAAAAGTACGACCGCCTCACGTATCTCGACCTTCTCAACAAGAAGCTCGGCGTCATGGACTCCACGGCATCTTCTCTCAGCATGGATACCAAGATCCCGATCATCGTCTTCAACCTCCTCACGCCGGGCAACATCCGCCGCATCCTCCTCGGCGAGGAGATCGGAACGTTCATCGGAGGGGACGGAGATGTCCGAAGAAGTTCTTAA
- the frr gene encoding ribosome recycling factor, translating into MSEEVLKDAEARMEKAIEVLRSELSTVRAGRATPALLEKVTVDYYGVPTPIQQLATITVADARLLVVQPWDRSTLAAIERAIQKAELGLNPQNDGQVIRIVVPPLTEERRRELTKLVRRFGEDARVAIRNVRRDAIEELRRREKEGLLSEDESRRLQERVQKLTDQMVGRVDALLEQKEKELLEI; encoded by the coding sequence ATGTCCGAAGAAGTTCTTAAAGACGCCGAAGCGCGCATGGAAAAGGCGATCGAGGTCCTCCGTTCGGAGCTGAGCACCGTCCGCGCGGGACGCGCGACGCCGGCCCTCCTGGAAAAGGTGACCGTTGACTACTACGGCGTACCCACGCCAATCCAGCAGCTCGCGACGATCACCGTCGCGGATGCCCGCCTCCTCGTCGTCCAGCCGTGGGACCGTTCCACCCTCGCGGCCATCGAGCGGGCGATTCAGAAGGCGGAGCTCGGCTTGAACCCGCAAAACGACGGCCAGGTGATCCGCATCGTCGTCCCCCCGCTCACGGAAGAGCGGCGCAGAGAGCTCACGAAGCTCGTTCGCCGCTTTGGCGAAGATGCCCGCGTGGCCATCCGCAACGTGCGTCGCGACGCCATCGAAGAGCTCCGCCGGCGCGAGAAGGAAGGGCTTCTCTCCGAAGACGAATCGCGCCGCCTGCAGGAACGCGTGCAGAAGCTCACGGACCAGATGGTAGGGCGCGTGGACGCCCTCTTGGAGCAAAAGGAAAAAGAACTCCTCGAGATCTGA
- a CDS encoding isoprenyl transferase, which produces MWPFGRGRARKREELPSVDRLPQHVAIIMDGNGRWAQARGLPRIAGHEAGMRAVRRTVRAADEFGIRVLTLYAFSTENWRRPREEVEFLLSLPTRFLESDLPELKERNVSVRVMGFLDELPPHTRAAVEQAVAETEGNTGLVLNFALNYGSRREIVYALQRILYAVRDGTLAWSDVEALREEDISRFLLSADLPDPDLIIRTGGEMRLSNFLLWQAAYAELWFTPRFWPDFTREDFLEGLRAYAERERRFGALGDGGRR; this is translated from the coding sequence ATGTGGCCGTTCGGGCGTGGGCGTGCGCGCAAGCGGGAAGAGCTCCCTTCGGTCGATCGCCTGCCGCAGCACGTGGCGATCATCATGGACGGGAACGGGCGCTGGGCACAGGCACGCGGACTCCCGCGGATTGCGGGGCACGAGGCGGGCATGCGTGCCGTTCGCCGAACGGTGCGCGCCGCCGACGAATTCGGCATCCGCGTGCTCACCCTTTACGCCTTTTCTACGGAAAACTGGCGCCGTCCGCGGGAAGAGGTCGAATTCCTCCTCTCCCTCCCCACGCGGTTTCTCGAAAGCGACCTTCCGGAACTCAAAGAACGCAACGTCTCCGTTCGCGTGATGGGCTTTCTCGACGAACTTCCGCCCCACACGCGCGCAGCAGTGGAGCAGGCTGTGGCGGAAACCGAGGGCAATACGGGGCTTGTGCTGAACTTCGCCCTGAACTACGGCTCCCGCCGCGAGATCGTGTACGCGCTGCAAAGGATTCTGTACGCCGTGCGAGACGGAACGCTCGCGTGGTCGGACGTGGAAGCGCTTCGCGAGGAAGACATCTCTCGCTTTTTGTTGAGCGCCGACTTGCCCGATCCCGACCTCATCATTCGCACGGGCGGTGAGATGCGGCTTTCGAACTTTCTCCTCTGGCAGGCGGCCTACGCAGAACTCTGGTTTACCCCGCGGTTTTGGCCGGATTTCACGCGGGAGGACTTCCTCGAGGGGCTCCGCGCGTACGCGGAGCGGGAGCGGCGCTTCGGAGCGTTGGGAGACGGGGGTAGGCGGTAG